TCCAATCACCGAATCCTAACTTCCTCCTTTTCGCTATAAAATAACACTCCTCTCCTTTGTTTGCTGGACTTGCATAGAGCTTTCGCTTGTATCAAATTGCAATTCTGATATTCCCAAATTAAcgcattttgctggtaaaataactggctgcTTTACTTTTAAGGTCAACGTAAGGTTACTTTCACTGCGCTGATCTCTCCACACAAGGTATGGAATGTATGTAATATGCCTGGGGAGAGGCACCATTCTTAtccccatcttatagatgaggaaactgaggcttagagagcttAAGTGACTTATTCGAGGTCATAATCTCATTTGAGAAGGAGCCGGGATTTAAACATAGGCAAGACTCAGTGGTTCTTGATCAGTTTTGCCCCCTGGGGATGTTTTGTCAACAGTTTTAAGTTGCCAAAACTAGGAGGTGCtgctggcatccagtgggtagagtccagggatgctgctaaacatcctacagtgcacaggacagccccccaatGGAGAATTAATTAACCGCTCCAAAGTATCAGCAGTGCTGAAGTTGAGAAACCCCGTCCTGTTGCTAAAGCCGAAGCTTCCTAAACCTTGGTTTTCAGTACCAGCCACTTTATATTCTTTATTCGTATTTCACTTCATTAATAAatactatatttattatttttaaaaaattgactttaaaTTGTTGTACTTGAAAGAATTAACTATATCTTAAACATTTAAGCCATGTGTTTGATaggtcatttttttctgatacacattgaaataaatatgtcagtgaaaaaatgttgcctgccatgtcagtaaacaaaggacgTTGCAGCCGTCAAGCCACTACAGACTTCCTGGACAACCAGCCCTGAAGGAACTCAGGATGGAGTAAAATGGGGTGCCCACTGCCAAGCCCTTAGCCATTGCAGTCAACTCAaacggtgcaccctgaggggattcagagtggagaaaagcaggattcCGGCCCCAGGTAGCTGAGGAGCGTATCaaaagaatgatttcagtgagcccagactcttccatcttcccagacatagaaaagcgctaaattcattaacttgagatatctggttttctttaattaacagtaatttgtttttaattaattttggctgcgttgggttttcattgctgcatgcgggctttttctagttgtggtgagctggggctactcctcgttgtggtgcgggggcttctcactgatgagcacgggctctaggcacgtgggcttcagtagttgtagtgcacgggctgtagagcgcaggctcagtagttgtggtgcatgggcttaattgctctgtggcatgtgggatcttcccggaccagggctcgaacctgtgtcccctgcattgacaggtggattcttaaccactgtgccaccagaaaagtccccaattaacagtaatcttttgatgttccgactgcctggtctttgttgcaaaaactcctgtatattctggctcctcccttacctctttggagcagtccctcagagcggTCTGAGAGTCCTGTCTCCctggcttgaagtcctcagattgtccaaccaaataaaacataattctcagcttttaggttgtgcatttttttcctcaacaaatataaaactgtttaaaaaatctttgttgGGGTACCACCAAAAATCATCTCACACACCACCTCTAGTCTTAGAGAACCCTACTGCAGACCCACTTCACTTCTTTTATAAGGCTTCTCTTATCTTTTCAGAACAAGAGACTAAAATACATCAAATCAGTGTGTTGCTTGAAGCTGGCAAGGTACTAGCTACATTTTGGCTTCTGTCGGGGAAAGTCTTCGAGAGGATGTGACCACCCATTAACCAGAGAGCTGGACCTGGGCAATCTGaggctcctctctccctcctctgtcctTGAAATGTACATTCCACCCACTGTTCCCTCACTAGAAGCTGTTCCAAGGAGGCAAAAGCCTAAATAAACTGTTAAGATTCTGGCAGATGGGTGCAGAGATCTACTCCTCTTGCAGCCGCCCAAGACAAACTCTACTATAAGTTCCCTTGTTTATTAATTCTGCCAATCTGGAGTGgctgcttctttcttccctctctcctgagATGGGCCAGTTTCGAATTTCACCGGGGAAGCTCCCTGAGGTTATAAACTAAAGCTTCTttcaactcttttattttttctcaaggCTAACAGTTGCTTAGAAACTGCTTTGAAGCCCTAAGGACCACCTGATGGGACAATTAACAAACAGCTCCTTGGAGTGAGGGCCACAGCTGCAAATAATCTAATTTGTTGAGCTGCTTCTGGACATTGATTGCAAGTCCTGGTAAGCGAACATCCTTCGTTGCATTGCTGTCTCCCCTAATTGTTGGGGAGTACAATTGCATTCTCGCTGTTACATGCACTGCAGTCTGACATAATTAAGGCTAGAGCCAATGAGATTCTTCTTTAGATATTAAAAGCCCCTGTGTTGTAAATAATAATGTTATCATGTCTTTCATAGAAAGCACTTTCATTAAAAGCTACATTTTAATTTCAACACGTGTGCACGAATTCATTTGGGTAGTGGTAGGGGGTGGCATTTACTAATGATTTTTCATCTTCCATTAACTTGCCAGGTGTTTCaaatgcccccccaccccccagcctccaAAGCCCTGAAAGAAATATATTCTCAATCACATGTTCCAAATGGGGGCATGTTCCCAATAATCACACGTCTAGTACGAAGTAATGAATCTATTTACTGACTTGACATACCCAGAGGAAATCAACTTTTTTCCTTTGAGGAGTAAAAGGAACCAAGATGATTCCTctctcttctaaatatttttcaaattcttgggAAATAGGCTCGGGCAGTGTTCCAGGGGGCAGTGACAGCCACGGCCGGCGGGAGCAGGAAGGGAATTTGGTTTGGGCAAAGCTTATGGGGCTTCAGGTATGGAATGTGGTAAATAAGCCACGCAGAGTGGATTAGGTCCGCTACTTTCCAAAGCAAGATCCCTGCACTCTCCCTGTGACAAACAGGGGGCAGTCTCTGTTAATTAAAGCCGGGAGCAGCCGCCAGAGCCAGTCTCCTCTGAGGACCAGACTCAAATGTCCTGGTGACAGGCAATATTTTACAGAGATTGGAGGCAGATTCTGAAATGGACTTTTCTGTCTAGATTTTGTCTCTTTTCGCTAagattgttcttttttaaaaaaatcaaatttagaaGGGCCTTCAAACCCCCAACTCTTGCGGGAAGGTGTCTGTGACCTAGCCCTCAGTGGTTCGTTGCCCTCAGCTCTCAGCCGTGATGCTTGCTGGGAAGAGTCACATGGGGTGCAGTGGGGTAGGATGGCAGGAGACCTGGGGTTAGGAGCCCGGCACTCTGCATCCAGCTGTGCATTTCCCCTTTGCTGGCcatatgaccttggacaaagcCCTTatttgagcctcagcttcctggaCTGTTGCAAACATGCTGGAGCAGAACTTCCTAATTCTGAATTAGTATGTGGAAATATCCCAACCCCTCTGCATATCTGTCTCAGCCCTAGGTGTTCCTTTCCTCTCTCAGTTTAAGACAGGGTCTTGCATAAAAGGTCTTAGTTCATTAAAACAGCCTGTACATATTTTTCAAGTGTTTCCCGTATCCACATTGTTCGAGATGCTGGGGGACCCTGTGAGAGTCAAGGCCCTTTCTGCCGTGGACTTTACATTTCAAtgtgggaagacagaaaaaaaaaaccccataatgtCAGGTGGATGGAGAGTCTGGAGGCCTATTTTAGGAAGGCGCTACCTGCGGTGGTTAGAACATAGGCTCCTGAGTCAAATTTCTTGGGTCAAATGCCAACGGCAGCACTTCCTTGCTGTGCTTCCTTGGGCACCTGGTTTAATTGCTTTGGGCCTCAGTCTCTCCCTCTGTTGTGTGAGCTTGGTAAGATTACCTAAAGGGTAGAGTTAAATGAAGTCAGTCATTCAATGTTTCAGCAAATATTCCCAGATTGTCTGCTAGATGCTAGGCACCGCTCTAAGCATCCTCGAGGAGGTGATTTTAGAACAAGCAAGCTTAGTGGGTATGTTACAAGCATTGAATAAACGTCAGCTGTGGTCAGCTCTCCCACACCAATGCCTGTGTTTGTAGAGACTTACACAGTGCTGGTGTGTGTGGGTGGACAGACAGTCCACACTGTCCTGTTTTGGGGATCCCATTATGATGAATCCGATGAGTTCAGACTACACAATCTCGTGCCTCGTCTTGATGGCTTTAGTACATGATACAGCCCATAATTCAGTGAGTCTTCCAGGGCTGGTACACCCCTGGATACATTCTATCAGTATTGCCCTGGTGTGTTTTTGTTGGAATAGGGTCATTTCTGCAAGTCTTTGGGGGAGACAGTAGGTGACCGTTTCTTCAAAGAGAAGGCACAATTAGCTGAACTGCGTCTCATTCTGAGAAAACTTGCAACGGAGTCCCAATAAAACCCCATGCTTTTTCAATTAAGGGGACACCCCCACCTCTGCCGTATGTCATTTTATATGTGGCCCAAGctcttggttctttgaaaatgccCTGAGAAGCCCTTGACTGCAGCCAAATGGAGAGAAGGGTGGTGGAAACATTTCCCTGCAAATCGCCTAGCCTACTGCTAAGTGTATACTTAGTtaatgcaattaaaaaacaaaacgcagGGGCGTGTGGGGATCTAAATTTGGTGTAGCAGCTTTGGTACAAATCCTGTTTTAGGGGCTACTGGAGTCAAATTCAAGCCGAGGAGAGGAAGAAGTGGGAGAAATGGGAGAGGGCCGACGGATGGCTGGAATCGGCTGATTTGAGAGAGGGCAGGTTTGGAAACACTGACTGGCGACGGGAGACTGAAAGCCGAGGAGGCAAGGCCCGGCTCGGCAGCTCCCGGTGAGGATATCAAGGGACGTGGAGGGTCGGTGGGGACAGGGACCAGCCGGCTCCGGGAGACCGATGCGCGCGGGCTCCAGGTACCGGAGGGCAGCTGAGGCCGGGCGCCAAGGCCTTGCGCTGCACCAGATCTGGGCGCGCCGAGGCGGCGCCTTGGTGTGCCCTCCCGTGGAGCGCAGGGAAGGCGGCGACGGCGAAGAGGGACAGAGTGGCAGGTCTAGGGGTCTGGGAGAGTCCCAAGGAAAGACGTTCTGGGACAGGCCATTGCCTCGGCCTTGGCCGCTTCCTCACCTTACCCCTGCGTTTCTTTGACTTTAGTTCATCCCGAGCCCCTCTCCCGGGGGTGCTTACCCCGGGCCCAGGCGCTTGCCACCGGCCTTCCCAGCTCAACCTTGGTCCTCGCCTGGGCCCCGGGAGTTGAGCCAAAAGGGTGGCGCCTCTGGCTGGAGGGCACAGTCGGGGAAAGGGCAGGGCGGCCCCGCGCCACCTGGGAGGGGTGATCCTGATCAGACTGCGCCCCAGTCTGTCTTGGAGTGGAAGCTACCTGGCCTGTCCCTCAACCCTTCGAGTCACCCCTTCCCTAGTGGGCCGACTCCAGCCGCAGCTGCTGCGCACGCTCCCGGGAAAAAGCCCCGGGCGGAGCCGCCTCTGCGCCCGGAACAGGTCTGAGCCGCGGCTCCCCTCCAGAGAGGGCGCGGGAGGTCCCGCAGCCGTTTCCACCTGCCGGGAAATCCGAGCTGTGCTTCAGCCTCTGCGGCTGCCGGAGCTCGCTCCTCTCCGCCCGCCAGCCAGGCTCAGCTCTGCACGCCCCCCAATTGGCGCCCGCCAGCCCGAGTCACCTCTCCCGCGCCCCCGCCCCTCTCCAGCTCGCTCCCGCCccctcgcccccccccccccgcgcctCCTCTGcccgccctcctccccctcccccttccctcctgccctcccttcaTTCCACAAGTGTTGCTTAGCTCTCTCCGGCGCACTTGGCCAGCTGGAGAGGTGAGAGGGATCCTGCGAGCGGGCGCGAGGCGGCGAGTGCAGAGCCGCCGGCCGAGGGGAGGCGCGGACAGACCGACTCGCCCTTGCTCTCCGGCCCCCGCCTCCCCCTGTGGCCATCCGGACCTGCACCCCGCGCTTGCCCCCgctcctcctccccccgcccgGCCGGCGCGCTCCTCCCCGACCGGCCCCTCGGCGCGCTGCGCGCTGGAGGCGAACGCGGGCTGAGCCGAGCGCAGTGGCCGCCGACCACCGAGCGCCCCGCGCCGCTCCCTGCATGTGCGGCCCGCGGCGGCTCGCAGCCCCCGGCAGCAGCCTCGGCAGCTTCGGCCGCGCCTCGAGAGGCGGCTGCAGCGGCTCCAGCGGCGGCCGAGCGGCCGAGCCCGGGCTGGGAAACACGATGCGCCGCGTCCTCCGGCTGCTCCTCGGCTGCTTCCTCACCGAGCTGTGCGCCCGCGTGTGCCGGGCGCAGGAGCGAGCGGGGCACGGGCAGCTGGCGCAGCTGGGCGGCGTGGTGGTGCTGGCGGGGGGCAACCGCTCGGGGGCCGCCTCCGGAGAGGTCGGTGAGGGCGTGGGGGTCTCGGACGCACCCCCGACCCGGGCGCCCACGCCGGACTTCTGCCGGGGCTACTTCGATGTCATGGGCCAGTGGGACCCGCCGTTCAACTGCAGCTCGGGCGACTTCATCTTCTGCTGCGGGACTTGTGGCTTCCGGTTCTGCTGCACGTTTAAGAAGCGGCGACTGAACCAGAGCACCTGCACCAACTACGACACTCCACTCTGGCTCAACACTGGCAAGCCCCCAGCGCGCAAGGACGACCCCCTGCACGACCCCACCAAGGACAAGACCAACCTGATCGTTTACATCATCTGCGGGGTGGTGGCCGTCATGGTGCTCGTGGGCATCTTCACCAAGCTGGGGCTGGAGAAAGCGCACCGGCCCCAAAGGGAGCACATGTCCAGGTGGGctgccttccccccccccccgggctCTCCCTACTCTCTCCTCTCCACCTTCCTGGAGGCAATGGCGCTCCCCCCGACCCTCGCTTCTCCGCGGGGGTATGTCACCCGGGGAGCCAACTTGGGCTGAGAGTGCAGAGAGGGGACGCTGCGCTCAGCACAGGTGCGGACACGAGCGTGTGTGGGGGTTAGGGGTGTCTTCTCCCCCGCCCTCTTGCCGCCCCCTCCCGCCGAGGCTTGCAGCGGGCTTGTGACACACAGTCCCTGGGAACCCGTGGCTCCGAAGTCTTGGGCTTTGGGGAGGGGTCCAGCCTTCGGATTCCAGATACTAGCCTCTAGGTAAACAGGGGCCAGCGAGCCCGAAAGGGAAGGGGGGCGTGTGTGAGctcgcgcgcgcgcgtgtgtgcgggagggagggagggaggcaaggagTGTGTGCCGCCTGCAACTCGTACGACTCGCGAAAATGTGGCGAGGGAGGTGGAGAGTGCGGGGAGGGCGAGAACAAAAGCTGTGCTTGGAGCGGCCGCCTCGCTTTCTCCGAGCTGCCAGGTCCCTGGAATTGGGACCTCGCCACCCCTCCCCTTAACCCCCTCGTCCCCCTCTCCAGTCGCCACCTCTCCCCGCCTGGGGCAGCGACCTCAGCTGCGCGCTACCCCCCCTTGCCCAGGCTGGCGTGGCCTCCAAGGACCGGAGCCTTCTCCCCGCGCGCCTTCACCCCCCAGATACTCTGATTCGTCAACTTCCCCTTTTGCCTTGTTCATTATGCAAGTCCCAGCACGAGCAGGTCTCAGCAGATGGGAGAAGGCATTTGGGATTAATGGAGCTAtttgccttttgctttttttttttaaagtatctaaaTCGATTCGCACAACCTAGTAACTTTGAGGCGGAACACGCAGACGCGAGGACGCAGCCCCCGGCCGGGGTGAGGCCTGGGGTTGGTGTGAGGTCCGGGCGGGCGGGGTTGAAGAGCGCCGGGTGGCCTGCGAACAGCTGGATGACTGGGGCGCCAGGTTTATTCTTTTTCCGAATATGGGGAACAGAGTCGCCATGTGTTCCCCCCATgccccacccaacacacacacaccccgcaccTCCGGGTGCCAGTGTGCCCGCctaaaaaatctcaacaaagagACCCACCAAAAATAGGCGAAGGAACATCACCACCTCACTAGTAATTATTTTCTACTTATACTCAGAttatccgtttttttttttttttttttccagatgggAAGAATTTGGGGGAAGAGGTGAGGAAGTTCCTCTCGGTTTGGGTCAGTAGGGAGGTGTGGATGGATGTTGAGGTCTGGAGGCACAGAAGTAAGCTCCCAGGGCATTCAAGAAAGCCTGACCTACTAAAAAGAGTCAAGAGCAGGCCCCGCCCACCTCCCCGTAACCCCAAGGTGCCCGATCGCCAACCGCATGGGCCGGGTGGTTTCACTTCCCCCACTGTCCTCGCCAAGGGTCTGTATTAAGGTGAGAGTGAGACACGGAAGCAGGGCTGCGGCAGAGACTGTTGCCTTGGTAGGGAGATTCACCCAGGGATATAGGTAGGCTGCCTTTCGGCTTAATTCCTCTGCTGAAATCTCCTTGGAGCCTTTGCCTTGCAAACCAGCTCTTACAGGAGCCCTCCTCCTTGTTTggttgggatgggggtggagaggcATGAAGAGGGAGGTGAGAAGGTGGAGAGGGGAGCTAACCTTTGGGCATCTGTGGGAGAAAGATGCTAGCTTCAGGCCAGCAGGGACTCAACTTCCTGGTCCTGCCCCCTTGCAGCTCTGTTTACTTCAGCCCAGCAGGCTGCAGCCACATTCTTCTGCAGGTATCGGAAGAGGTCTGCTTGGAGGTGAAATCTAGGCGTACCCAGTCCTGGGGTAGCAGAGCCTCAACACAGGCTCTCCTTGCATACATTTTGGGAATTCCAGAATGGAGTGAAGGTATGTACTCCTGAAGAGAAAGGATGGTTGATTCTTACTTGCAACTCCTAAAGTATAGTTTTCAACCTCGGCTGATGTTTAGGGTCACCTGGAGTGCTTTTAAAAGAGTCCTCTTGCTGGGAGCCCCACCCTAGATGGTTCAAATCAGAGCCtctagggtggggcctgagcATCCTTACTTCTGTGTATCTCTCCAGGCTTTACCGTGTTCAGCCAATCACTGTCCAGGAAAAGGAAGTAACATTTGCTGAGCACAGTTCTGGGTGCCAGGCGCTATactagaggggtgtgtgtgtgtgtgtgtgtgtgtgtgtgtgtgtgtgaacattttCTCGTTTAGTTTGCACAGCGATGAGACAGGTGCTAATTTAATTCCCACTTACATAGGAGCAAATCATAGCTGAGGTTGgtggcttgctcaaggtcacacagaaagttGTGCGATCCCTAGTCCCCTGGTTTCAGCTGTGTCTGGGGCAGATGTTTTCAGTTTGAGTGAGCGTCAGAATTTGGGGAGCTTCCTAAAATGCACAGTCTTGAGTTTGATCCAGAGAGATACTAAATCCATCCGTCTGGGCCTCGGAAATCTGCATTTCACCACCTCCCTGAATGGCTCACGTAAAGTGGTCCACACTTGGAGAAACAGTGGTCTTGATTCGGGAATATGTTACAGGATTGAGGATGGATGAATTCATCCAGTGTGACTCTTATTTACATTCTATTGCTGGTTTTCCCCGTGTGTGTAGCCTTTATGTGTATTTCTGTGGTGCTGGGGGCCGCCCCAAGTTCTCACCAAACGCATCCTGCTCTGCTGATGCAGTTAATCATTTCAAGTCCCAGCCATGGCAGTGGCCTCATCCACTTTTGCCTGCACGGGGCCATGGGATGCTTGGGTGGGGCCAGCACACCAAGCTCGGCATCAGAGAGACTATACGGTGGCTTCTAGGTGAAATTAACCTGCTGGCTGCAGCCTCTTCATTTACTTTGTCTGCAGCTGCTAGGGTCACTGGGATGTTCTTACCTCATCCGAAAGTATCTTCTCAAAGACTTAACAGCACGTGCTGCTCCCACGTCACACCCTGACTGGTATTGATGACCAGTGTGCTTGTGTTTGAGGAGGTCAGTTTCTAGGCTCAGAGTCCTGGGCACATCCCACGCTTCCCTTTGGGCTGATTAGGACTGAAAAAAACGGAAAGACAGCAGTTCCGGGAGCGTGCATGGACCTTGCTTGTGATGTTGGGAGAACTGTACAGATGCTCATTCAGCAGCTGTAACAGCTGCCACATTCAAGCACAATTTATTGGAAGAAGTGACTGCAAATGGTGGCCAGCTATGGGTACCAAACCATGCAGACCTGTTTTGTTTGGTCTGCAAGGTAtttctatttaggtattcttatttttaagttttcctcAATTTGTTATtgtgaaacattttaaacatacaaaaaacttgaaagaagaataaacacgAAGTCCAGTATATCTTTCATCTAGAGCAGGGTTTCTTCCCCTTACACTGTTGACATTCggagctggataattctttgctatGGGCGCTGTCCTGAGCATTGCAGCAGCCCTGGACTCTACCCACTAGGTGCAGGTAGCATCCACCCCACGCTTCATTCGGGACAATTAAAAACGTCCTCAGGTGTTGCCAAAAGTCATCCAGGGGCAAAATCACTCCCAGTTAAGAACTACCAATTTAGATTTAACAATTATGAGTATTTTGTCCTGTTTGctatctctcttccttctttcctcccttccttttttccttcttttctccttccctcccttcctctctgttttccctttgttttttggctgaagcagttgaAAATAAGTTGCAGACATGACGCTTCATCCTTGAATACTTCAGTGTGGATCTCCTAAGAACAAGAACATTCTCCCACATAACACAATTCCAGTATCACacccaagaaaaagaacaaaaattccgTAACATCGTCAAATAGCCAACTGTATTACTGTTTTCCCAGTCATGTACCAGAAATGTCTTTTAGAGCTTTTAGAGTTTCTCAAACCAGGATCCAGTCAAAGCTCACTGCCTTTGGCTGTGAAATCTCTTTAGT
The sequence above is a segment of the Orcinus orca chromosome 16, mOrcOrc1.1, whole genome shotgun sequence genome. Coding sequences within it:
- the SHISA9 gene encoding protein shisa-9 isoform X2 produces the protein MCGPRRLAAPGSSLGSFGRASRGGCSGSSGGRAAEPGLGNTMRRVLRLLLGCFLTELCARVCRAQERAGHGQLAQLGGVVVLAGGNRSGAASGEVGEGVGVSDAPPTRAPTPDFCRGYFDVMGQWDPPFNCSSGDFIFCCGTCGFRFCCTFKKRRLNQSTCTNYDTPLWLNTGKPPARKDDPLHDPTKDKTNLIVYIICGVVAVMVLVGIFTKLGLEKAHRPQREHMSRALADVMRPQGHCNTDHMERDLNIVVHVQHYENMDTRTPINNLHTTQMNNAVPTSPLLQQMGHPHSYPSLGQISNPYEQQPPGKELNKYASLKAVADKVNDDFYSKRRHLAELAAKGNLPLHPVRVEDEPRAFSPEHGPAKQNGQKSRTNKTPSHPLAYNSTANFKSWDPKDQSLRRQQAYGNKGKLGTAESSSSDPLGTRTQHYPPPQPYFITNSKTEVTV